The Sphingobium sp. JS3065 sequence CGTCTGAGCCTGCTATGACGGCATGAGCGGTCTGATAGCCGGTCCCCCAGGTGAGACCTGTGGCGGCACCCAGGAGCGCCACCACCAGTCCGCATCCTGCCGCGAACCGCACCGGTCTTTCCCGCAACCAGCGTATCGGCGTCCTTGTCGAGCGTCCCATGCCCAGCATGAAACGCGAGAAGCAGGCTCCCGCCAGGCCGCCAATCACTCCGGCGACCGGAGCGGCCACAAGCGCCTCATGGACACTGAGCGTCTGCCGCATGACGCCAAAATAGACATAGTCGCCGGCAAGACCCAAACTCACCATCCCGGCGATGAGAACAGCGGCCATCACCAGCAGGGCCATGCGCTGCTCATAGGCCGCCGCAAGCTCCTCGATGGCGAAGGCGACCCCGGCCAGAGGCGTATTGAACGCGGCGGCCACGCCTGCCGCGCCGCCCGCTATATAGACCGATGCCCGCAACGGAACCGACATCAGCCTATGCGCATAGGCCATGATCGTTGCAGAAATCTGGACGGTCGGACCCTCGCGCCCGACCGAGGCTCCCAGCAGCAGCCCCGCAATAGTCATGACCAGCTTCACGATGGCGGTCCGTGCCGAAACCAGCCGGTTGAGCCCATGCTCCGGATCACGAGAGGCAGCCATCACTTGCGGAATGCCCGACCCCCTTGCCGCAGGCGCAAGTTTGCGGGTTGCCCAGACGATAGCGGCAAAGCCCAATGGCGTCAGCAACAGATGTGCGGCCGGCCACCGCCTTGCCAGACCGACAAACATTTCGCTCGCCTCGTCCGCCAGACGCGCGAACAGCAAGGCGGCAAGGCCGGTGAGGACGGCGCCGCCCAAAATGGCGATGCGGCGGCGCCAAATCAGGGCCTCCGGGCCATGCCGCCGCAATAATATCCGCAAATGACGCAGTGAAAGGCTGGTTCCTGGCATCGTTGTCCTTCGGCTGGTGCGCCGCCGAGCATTTCGGTCAGGCAGATGATGGGCGCATGCGCGTTAACGGGCATGCGCCCGTTGCTGGAACAGCGCGCGGGCGCCGTCCATCCCCGTGCCCGGTTGCCCTCCCCCTTCTGTGGGTTCCGCGCTCGTGTCGCATGGAGCCTGCCGCTCCATCTCGGCATTGATCAGGCCGCCAATCAATACGGCATAGGCGGAAACGAAGAGCCACATGAGGAGCACGACCACGGCGCCGAGCGAACCGTAGGTAGCATCGTAATTGGCGAACCGGCTTGCATAAAGTCCAAAGCCGAGCGTCGCTGCGAGCCAGAGCAATGTTGCAAGACAGGAGCCAAGACTGAACCATTGCCATCGGGCATCGGGCCTGTCGGGCGCGAACCGGTACATGCCGCCGATGGCGAAGC is a genomic window containing:
- a CDS encoding chloride channel protein — protein: MPGTSLSLRHLRILLRRHGPEALIWRRRIAILGGAVLTGLAALLFARLADEASEMFVGLARRWPAAHLLLTPLGFAAIVWATRKLAPAARGSGIPQVMAASRDPEHGLNRLVSARTAIVKLVMTIAGLLLGASVGREGPTVQISATIMAYAHRLMSVPLRASVYIAGGAAGVAAAFNTPLAGVAFAIEELAAAYEQRMALLVMAAVLIAGMVSLGLAGDYVYFGVMRQTLSVHEALVAAPVAGVIGGLAGACFSRFMLGMGRSTRTPIRWLRERPVRFAAGCGLVVALLGAATGLTWGTGYQTAHAVIAGSDVPIWFGAAKFVTTLATAVSGIPGGIFAPSLSVGAGIGDVLRSMFPAYPAGAIVLLGMVAYFTGVVRAPLTAVIIISETTASRGLMMPLLATALIADFAAQLISKERLYHGLSRRFETGPGHKAHP